A window of Zingiber officinale cultivar Zhangliang chromosome 5A, Zo_v1.1, whole genome shotgun sequence contains these coding sequences:
- the LOC121980364 gene encoding chloroplastic import inner membrane translocase subunit HP30-2-like — protein sequence MDGKQSAATMAPPTTPTNPVAQLQVQFKELETGFRAWLAKQPTAVEAAVVTATSAAQGAFIGALMGSLTSDAAIPTPPPNAPGFNPQAMASLKQAQAFTGGPLVQARNFAVMTGTNAGISCVMRRIRGVEDMQSSMVAAFGSGAMFSLVSGMGGPNQALNAVTSGLFFSLVQGGIFKVSEKFSQPPAEDMLYSHTKGMLTSLGLQNYEKNFKKGLLNDATLPLLTDSALRDVKIPPGPRLLILDHIQRNPDLVKR from the exons ATGGATGGGAAACAGAGCGCGGCGACGATGGCTCCGCCGACTACTCCAACGAACCCTGTCGCCCAGTTGCAGGTGCAATTCAAGGAACTAGAGACTGGATTCCGCGCCTGGCTAGCGAAGCAGCCGACGGCCGTAGAGGCTGCCGTCGTCACCGCCACCAGCGCCGCCCAGGGCGCCTTCATCGGCGCCCTCATGGGATCTCTCACCTCAGACGCTGCCATCCCCACCCCTCCTCCTAATGCCCCTGGCTTCAACCCCCAAGCCATGGCCTCCCTCAAGCAAGCGCAG GCTTTTACAGGTGGTCCCTTGGTTCAAGCTCGCAATTTTGCTGTTATGACAGGTACTAATGCAGGCATATCATGCGTGATGAGAAGAATAAGAGGAGTTGAGGACATGCAAAGTAG TATGGTTGCGGCATTTGGTTCTGGTGCAATGTTTTCGTTGGTCAGTGGCATGGGAGGTCCAAACCAGGCTCTTAATGCAGTTACCTCAGGACTGTTTTTTTCACTAGTTCAAGGTGGTATTTTCAAG GTAAGTGAGAAATTCTCACAGCCACCAGCTGAGGACATGTTATACTCCCACACAAAAGGAATGTTAACAAGTCTTGGCCTTCAGAACTATGAGAAGAACTTCAAGAAAGGCCTACTCAATGATGCTACTCTTCCCCTTCTCACTGATAG TGCTCTTCGAGACGTCAAAATTCCTCCTGGGCCTAGACTTCTTATTCTCGATCACATTCAAAG GAACCCTGATTTGGTAAAACGATGA